A genome region from Camelina sativa cultivar DH55 chromosome 10, Cs, whole genome shotgun sequence includes the following:
- the LOC104720157 gene encoding MLP-like protein 328: MTLAIPSPIPCKFAMDVVIAKLSQICNRFARNVNLSRKFLANLRWTSEDPPPRKFARNLLGFLSHPTCHCSVVHEGEHDSHGSIRSWNYTYDGKPATFKERREIDDANKTLTTRGLEGHLMEDLKVFDVVYQFIPKPEDSCVCKITMIWEKRNDDFAEPSGLMKFVKNMVVDIEGHVTKA; the protein is encoded by the exons atgacTCTCGCAATTCCATCGCCTATCCCttgcaaatttgctatggatgTTGTCATCGCAAAATTGTCGCAAATTTGCAATAGATTTGCGAGGAATGTTAATTTATCTCGTaaattcctcgcaaatttgcggtgGACTTCTGAGGACCCAccccctcgcaaatttgcgaggaatttGCTAGGATTTTTAT CACATCCAACATGTCATTGTTCTGTTGTTCACGAAGGCGAACATGACTCTCACGGGTCTATCAGGAGTTGGAACTACACATATG atGGAAAGCCGGCCACGTtcaaagagaggagagagatagATGATGCGAACAAAACGTTGACGACAAGAGGACTGGAGGGTCACCTGATGGAGGATCTCAAAGTGTTTGACGTCGTCTACCAATTTATTCCCAAACCTGAGGATAGCTGCGTCTGCAAAATCACAATGATATGGGAGAAGCGCAACGATGACTTTGCCGAACCAAGCGGTCTCATGAAGTTCGTCAAGAACATGGTTGTTGACATTGAGGGCCACGTCACCAAAGCTTAA
- the LOC104720158 gene encoding uncharacterized protein LOC104720158, translating into MASGVFLGFFFLSFSSFLESLSFLSLGKRRIDFFASKTQRNQQINLVIESPISSNGESISLLQETQIHNHRNCLVHNLSLRRNPSTARSIHAKISWTEPITRRFGGLPEISTPSFAGGFAGIVFFYAAAASSLGQEVHANEMAHKFNPKEVVLYQYEACPFYNKVKDAEEEAARGRWKQELHEENKLTRSVVMVTAGVNQTG; encoded by the exons ATGGCCAGTGGAGTTTTTTTGGG tttcttttttctctcattttcttcttttctcgaatctctctctttcctctctctcggCAAACGGCGAATCGATTTCTTTGCTTCAAAAACACAACGAAACCAGCAGATAAATCTCGTTATAGAGTCACCGATTTCATCAAACGGCGAATCGATTTCTTTGCTTCAAGAAACACAGATCCACAATCACCGGAATTGCTTGGTGCACAATCTCAGCCTCCGTCGCAATCCATCCACGGCTCGCTCAATCCATGCAAAGATCTCGTGGACCGAACCTATCACCCGAAGATTCGGCGGTCTTCCGGAGATTTCAACTCCTTCTTTTGCCGGCGGATTCGCTGGGATTGTGTTCTTCTATGCCGCCGCCGCATCGTCTCTTGGTCAGGAAGTTCACGCTAATGAAATGGCTCACAAGTTTAATCCTAAAGAAGTTGTTCTGTATCAGTACGAGGCTTGCCCTTTCTATAACAAGGTTAAAG ATGCAGAGGAGGAAGCAGCAAGAGGACGGTGGAAGCAAGAG CTGCATGAAGAAAACAAGCTAACCAGATCAGTTGTGATGGTTACTGCTGGTGTCAATCAG aCTGGTTAG